GATTTTTATAAGGAATTCGCAAACAAATTACTTGAATACAAAGATAAACGTTATGAACTTATTGACAAAATTAAAAATGTATATTCAAAAGCGGTAATTAGTTGTAAACGTCAAGTACTTTTTTACAAATTTTGATAAATAATTTTTTACACCTAATTTTTACCAAAAATGGAAGTTCTGTATTTCAATCGATAACTATCACCACATAAATTTATCACTTCACATTTATGGACTATTCTATCAAGGATAGCAGTAGTTATTGCAGGATCTCCTAATAATTCTCCCCAGTCTTCTGGTCCTTTATTAGAAGTGATAATAATGGATGTTTGGCCATAAAGTTTATTGATTAACTGAAAGAAAAGGTTAGCCTCATGCTTTTCCATAGCCATAAACATAAGATCATCAATAATTACAAGATCAGCCTCTGTGATACGTTTTAAACGAGTTTGAGCAGAACGTAATATTTCCTGAGTTTTAAGATAGTATATAAGGTCATTCATAGTAGTAAAAATAACTTTATACCCACTGTGTATAGCATGTATACCAAGCCCTATAGCTAGATGAGTTTTCCCTACACCAGGAGGACCAAGCATGATTAAGTTAAAACCTTGCTCAATCCATGTAAATTCTAAAAGTTGATTTAATTGTCGTCTACTTAATGACTGTTGCTCCGCTAAATCAAACTCATCAATAGTCTTGTATTCAGGAAATAAAGCTTGTTTTAACCTTTGTTCAATCTTTTTTTCACTTCTAGATTTAATTTCATGTTCTAACAAGTTTTCTAAGAATTTCTCATAAGATAACCCTTTTTCATTAGATAATTCTAAGATTTTTTCTAAAGCTGATGCAGAGTGAGATATTTTAA
Above is a window of Anaerobranca gottschalkii DSM 13577 DNA encoding:
- the istB gene encoding IS21-like element helper ATPase IstB is translated as MVIATIDNIKGMLNTLKISHSASALEKILELSNEKGLSYEKFLENLLEHEIKSRSEKKIEQRLKQALFPEYKTIDEFDLAEQQSLSRRQLNQLLEFTWIEQGFNLIMLGPPGVGKTHLAIGLGIHAIHSGYKVIFTTMNDLIYYLKTQEILRSAQTRLKRITEADLVIIDDLMFMAMEKHEANLFFQLINKLYGQTSIIITSNKGPEDWGELLGDPAITTAILDRIVHKCEVINLCGDSYRLKYRTSIFGKN